Within the Nicotiana tabacum cultivar K326 chromosome 11, ASM71507v2, whole genome shotgun sequence genome, the region TTTTAGTAAAACAAAGGAAATAACTGAATGAGTTTACCAAGGTCAGGAAACGTTGAGTCAGTTCAGTTGTGCAACTATTATTTCAGGATATTAGCTTGACTCTTTTTGACTGACCAAACTCCAACATGTTCTAATTTCATCTAATTGACACACTTATCATTGTTATTATTTTCATATGGAGGCAGTTACGAGGCATCACTAACCTATGCATCCATCATTATCTGGAACATAGCTCAACAGGGCAACGCCCCCACTTGCTTTTTCATGGTTAGGAGCTTAGGCTACAGAATTACATATTACCTTGCATACATTTCGTCCTTAGCATTGATTAGGAAATATTGAATCCAGTGATTAGATAAGAAAACAGGTGGAATATTTTTCCAGTACTTTGCAGTAAACGGAAACGGTAAACAAAGTCGAAATGGATAAGCATATAAGGTAATTGGAGTGAATTCCACCTACACACTAAAGGCAACATCTTTGAATACTCAAGGAAACACACTCTAAGCTTTTACTCTTTTAGCTAGTAAATAGAGTGAGATAACTAAACAACAACTACGCCTCAAACAAGTTGGAATCCGCTATACGAATCCTCACTGACCAAGTTACTCCATTTAAACCATCTCATACCAATTTTATGCaaatacaaattaaaaaaatataaaatatactaGCTTCATAATAAATGTTTGTAAAAACCGCCAGTATATTTCCATTTCATCCAATTAagcaaaaataagtaaaattttcaAGGGCATACATCAGGAGCAGAGATTTTCAACCAACTTGGTGGAGTCCTTTTGTACGGAAGTGCTGAAGCTGAAATACCCTTGCTGTGAGCAAAACAAAAATTAACATAAAAATCAGAAACAATGTATTATCAAATACAGTGTTATATAAATGGAAGAAAGAGTGAACGGACCCTCGACTGTGCATACGACCCATGGCGGCTGTCGGCGGTGTTCTGAGGTGTGGCTACAGCAATAAAACCCTAAAATGTTTATTTGCGGGTAATTACGGTTTTATAGGctactcattttttattttcttttttttgggcAATGAAGTCTTTGTCTTTGTTTTTAACtcatagtttttttaaaaaaataaacgaACGTtgtaattgaatttttaaaaatgaattacaAACTATCGAATAAACATAATTTTACGCATTTGGATTGTAGTGTCGATACTGATAATAAACAATATTTGACGGTCTGGTGTTGACACTAAAATAGTCttcaaactatttataaaaaataattaacttttaCATGGATAATAATAATTTGCGAAATTGAATTGGAGAGAGTTAGGGGTTATATTTTAGAGAAAGATAATTTTGGggattacaaaaaatataaaggaCAAAATAGTAAAGGATCGTTTAGTTAGTGAATAAGTTATCCTGAAATTATAATGTAAAAAATATGATACGATGGTTAAATAATGATTAAATTGTTTAACGTTTATACTTTGATTCATTGGactgaaaataaattttttgaattATATAATATAAAACATAATTTTGGTGTAAATCTAGCCTACAGGGTTTGAGAGAAATATTTTGGAGAATGACATATGCAttattttgttgatttatttcaaaattagtAATTCGAGATTTGTtatatgaaataaaaaataatatcataCTTGTGGTATAAACAATTAGGGGATGCtaaattcaaaattaaataacCTCATATTTTAACGGTGAATTATAAGCACCTGAATCTTTGGAGATATATTGGTTTCCAGTAGGGCTGTTCattcggatcggatatccgaaatccgaaccgatccattcaatttcgaatttcggatttcggattatgtttattaaaatttcggatttcggattggtatattttaatccaatccaatccgaaatccgaaattattaggacatgtataaatactacactttaatttacatcaacatccaagttattacctttacaattgctagatttagctatattaacaccatagtactctcataattgcataaacatgaatttttcttaatgtattgccttttttacaaagaaaatatacatattagtttaactttgaggcataataatacgatacgatatccgatccgatccaaactttaaaatccgatccgatccgatataattcggatcggattcggattgcattttctataatccgaaatccgaaattcaaatccgaaatatgctaaatccgatccgatccgtgcACATCCCTAGTTTCCGGTATAAAAAACACACTCTCAACTCAAAGGAGTGACACAAATTTGTCTTCAATAATTGATAAAATTATTTGGCCGTAGAAATCTGCTCTTGAAACGCCAAATGCAGCTCACTGAGTACAGGTTCTGAAATATCCCTTTTTCACCCTCCTCTGTTTTAGCTCTAAGTAATGAACTAGTTCAtcttcttatatttttttttttgataactgACCTGGTGTCCGGTTCAATTTGCACGCAATTCGATTAATTACACGGGATATTTGACACCTACCGCAAGGTACCACACTCTATCGCTTGGATAGATGACAAGAAATCACCTCGATTTTAGCTCTAAGTAATGAAATAGTTCATCTTCTTATAATTGTTTTTTATTAACTGACCGCGGTATCCGGGCCAGTTTGCGCGCACTGGACTAATTCTAAGGGATATCTGTCAGCTCCTACTGCAACAAGTACCAGGTAACTCTATCTACGAAGGGTTGGATAAATCAGAAGAAATCTGTTTTTTTGCCTCAGCTGTGATTTGAATCTGAGACCTCAAGTTCTCGCCTACTTTATTAATtactaggccacacccttgggtgtCATCTTcttataaaaatttgattttgCTGTTATTATATTATCCAGATTTTGGTCAGTTACATTGTTTTGTTGTAACCCAAAAAAAGACATTCAGTTTTGATATTGAAAACTTCACATTTGGTCAATTACAAATAGATACTGTTATAACCAAGTTGAATTTGATACTGTTATAACCTATTAGGAAAAGAAAGTATCACAAGAACAAAGGGAGGTCGGTTTTATTGTTACAACTGTTCTTTTAGTTATATGTCTCTTTTCACAGGAGATCATAAAATATAATACAGGAGATCGGTAAATAAAAGACAAGAGATCGTTGTagttattttcttctattcaaaTTGTAATGGGTCATAGAAGATCATTTCCACCAAAAATAAAGCTAATCAAATCAGTCCAAACAAGGTAGCGTCAACTAAGAGGCGGAGCCAAGATTTCAAGTTTATGGTTCGAGATTCTAATCTTTTATATTACCGAGTTCTAAATTAtaaatttgtacatatttaatgaaaattttaagaCAAATATATGATTTGAACCAAAGTTACTGGGTTCGGTCCAACCCGTAGCCGACACTGTGGCTCCGCCTCTGCGTCAAGTTGGTCAATTCTTGGAATGAACTCAGACAGGGATAATATATATCTTTTAGAATAATAGCTAAAGATTtagaaaagagaagaggattagGAAGTGGAAAGGGATAATAGATGCATCAGTACATTACAAACAAATGAAACTAGAAATGTTTAACATAAGCAAAACAAATAAACTGTAATAATTGACCCCTGAAACCAAATAAACCAAAAtagctttttctttttcagttgcTTTTCCTGGTACAGAAAGATGAATTTTATTACTGTATTCATACAACTAAGCCATGCGAAAGAAAATTTACAGTTGTATTTTTTTTCATTcctccggggtaggggtaaggtctgcgtacacactaccctcctcggACCCCACTTGTGGATttcactaggttgttgttgttgttgtcgctGTTGTCTTTCCTTTTCAATAGTTTGTTCTAGCTAGTTTGGGATTGAGAGTAGTTGTTTTTCCTACCTGAATAATTCCCACCAAATAATGAATTGAGAATTATTGtgctctttttatttctttctaatAACTCTTGGAATGTGTTGCACAGTTTACTTAGAAGGGACCTAAACACTGGATCTTCACCACGCCTTATGATGAAGGGGGAATAAAGGACGGATCATATATCTGTCGAATCAACATTTTATAGTGACGAGATTAAGAAGACAGAATAGCTGAGTAAGAGAGAGATGGAAGTAGATGACAGCAAAGGTATGGTTTGTGTAACCGGTGGAACAGGATATGTAGCGTCGTGGTTGATAATGAAGCTTCTTCAACATGGCTACTCAGTAAATGCTACCATAAGGTCCACTCGAGGTTAATATTTCCGCTGATTCTATTCATTGTCTTTTAAGGTAAAAAATGTAATATCTGATGAAAAACTCTGAATGAATTTTTAGGTCACAAAACAGATGTTAGCTACCTCACGAACTTGCCCCGTGCATCCCAAAGGCTACGGATATTTACTGCTGATTTGGATAAACCGGAAAGCTTTACTGCAGCTATTGAAGGATGCATTGGAGTATTCCACGTTGCTCATCCGATGAATTTTGGCGACCAAGAAATTGAAGATGAAAAGATAAGAGAAGCAGTTGATGGAACATTGGGAATTTTACGCGAATGCCTCAAGTCAAAAACAGTAAAACGAGTTGTTTACACTTCCAGCAGAACAACACTTGTGTTTAATGATAAAGGTTTAGATACAGTGGATGAGAGCTCATGGTCAGATATCAGTGTCATGAAAACCTTAAAGCCTATATCTACAGCTTCTTATGTGATTAGTAAGACGTTAGCGGAAAAGGCTGCTCTTGAATTTGCTGAGAAGCATGGGCTTGATTTGGTGACTGTTATTCCTAGTTGGATACATGGTCCCTTCTTGAGTCCTCGATTCCCAGAGTCATTACGATCAGCCATGGCAATGATTTTTGGTATTCCCCTTCTGCTCGTGTAACTTTCTCATGTCGAATcatttaccaacaacaacaacaacaacaacgacccagtataatcccacaagtggggtctggggagggtaatatgtacgcagaccttacccctaccccgaagggtagagaggctgtttccaggagaccttcggctcaaaaaagcaataggagatgatatattagtaccataaaaatggtcTAATCTCT harbors:
- the LOC107797661 gene encoding vestitone reductase-like; translation: MEVDDSKGMVCVTGGTGYVASWLIMKLLQHGYSVNATIRSTRGHKTDVSYLTNLPRASQRLRIFTADLDKPESFTAAIEGCIGVFHVAHPMNFGDQEIEDEKIREAVDGTLGILRECLKSKTVKRVVYTSSRTTLVFNDKGLDTVDESSWSDISVMKTLKPISTASYVISKTLAEKAALEFAEKHGLDLVTVIPSWIHGPFLSPRFPESLRSAMAMIFGIIAFFFRDGSVDFHHYSSLFLLEYSKHPSLSSKKLLDTGFKYKYGLEEMFDGAIECCKQKGIL